A stretch of DNA from Deltaproteobacteria bacterium:
CTCTAAGATCCACCGGTTTACGTCTTCTTCGTTCTTCCACGGGAAATACGTTTCACCAAACCCGAGCGAATGAGCTAGGTCATGCCAGAACATATACTCATCCACAATACCTGGGATATCAAGCACTTTGGTGGTCAGCGTAACAAGCTGATACGCTTGATGATAATACAGCTCTGATCTTTCGAGAAAAGAGGCGGCGGGAAGAATATAGTGAGCCAGTTTCGCCGTCTCGGTCAGGAATAGTTCTCGGCAGACCAGCAATTCCAGACTGGCGAAGGCTTTCGCGACCTTTCTTGCATTGGGATTGGTGAGGACCGGATTTGCACCGGTGACAATCAGCCCTCGCAGAGGATACTCTCCGTTACCAAGCATATAATCGATGCCCGTCATTGAGTGACATTGTTTGTCAAACTGGTACAGAACCGGATATTTTTCTGCTCCTACAGGTTTCTCATTCATCAGAGGGAGTTCATCGTAGAGAGTCAATGTTCGGGTACCCATGGGTTTTGCCCAAGGTTCTCCACCTTTGATATCAACAGCCCCGCAGAGCCCTGCGAGGCAGGCCAGGGTCCTGATGGTGTTTACGCCGTTTGTTTGATGTTCCAATGCTATTGCAGTATAATTGGCGATGCGAGGCATGTTTTCCACCAGCATCTTGGCAATTCCGATAACGGTCTCTCTCTGCACCCCTGTTTGCTCCTCCACAAATTCAGGGGTGAATCTATCTGCATACTCCGCGAACAGGTCAAAACCGGCTGAGTATTTCTCCACAAAGGTACGGTCGTAGTTCTTGGTTTTTATTAGGTAACGAGCTAACCCCCAAGCCAAGGCTCCGTCGGTGCCTGGACGGATTTGAACGAAGATATCAGCCTTACGGGCTGTGGTGGAAAGGCGTGGGTCCACAACAATGAGTTTTGCCCCCCCTTTGCGAGCCCTTTCGATCGATCTCATCAGCGGGGGTTGGCTGACGCTGGGATTGGTCCCCCAGAGTATGGTGAGATTCGCATTCTCAAAATCCGGGGAATAGGTATGATATCCTTGGACCAAGCAGTAGGCAGCGTATTGAGCGGTATA
This window harbors:
- a CDS encoding molybdopterin-dependent oxidoreductase; its protein translation is MYGETVIKNGEIQTLCRQCDEHCGLNVYVEDGRITKITGFEAHPQNHGWTCPKGRAAVELVYHPERLLKPLRKGVGGSFVEIPYTQAIKEIADKMLELREKYGARSVAVWTGEAIGFLQQEQYARRFIHAFGSPNYFSSGSVCYTAQYAAYCLVQGYHTYSPDFENANLTILWGTNPSVSQPPLMRSIERARKGGAKLIVVDPRLSTTARKADIFVQIRPGTDGALAWGLARYLIKTKNYDRTFVEKYSAGFDLFAEYADRFTPEFVEEQTGVQRETVIGIAKMLVENMPRIANYTAIALEHQTNGVNTIRTLACLAGLCGAVDIKGGEPWAKPMGTRTLTLYDELPLMNEKPVGAEKYPVLYQFDKQCHSMTGIDYMLGNGEYPLRGLIVTGANPVLTNPNARKVAKAFASLELLVCRELFLTETAKLAHYILPAASFLERSELYYHQAYQLVTLTTKVLDIPGIVDEYMFWHDLAHSLGFGETYFPWKNEEDVNRWILEPTGVTVEELRKHPEGYVYDSFEYKKYQHQPFPTPTGKFEFSSRYLKELGLSEIPEYVPPPYRDHPNMEYPFVLITGARKPQFLHSRYRNIKRFIQAVPEAEVEIHPTDARRLGIKNQERVRIISQIGAIVLAAKVVGEKEALPGVLQITHGWDKANVNILTNDHANDPISGFPNLKNVAVKIEKVD